From Acidothermus cellulolyticus 11B, a single genomic window includes:
- a CDS encoding M20/M25/M40 family metallo-hydrolase, producing MTTTAEAEVVDLCAELIRIDTSNPIKPERPAAEYVAAKLAEVGLTPTILESEPGRASVVARMPGADPGRPALLIHGHLDVVPADPADWQVHPFSGEIKDGYLWGRGAIDMKDMDAMVLAVVRDRMRTRRPPARDVVLAFVADEEAGGGKGARFLVDNHRDLFDGCTESISEVGGFSIDLNGTRLYPVQTAQRGMTWLKLTATGRAGHGSLVNDANPVTALAETVARIGTYDWPVRVTPCTREFLTALGAALGEPIDPDNLSALAPRLGSVTALVASTLRNTANPTMLEAGYKVNVVPQTANAYIDGRYLPGYREEFLTTIEKLLHPRVRYEIVHDDVALENPWSGPLVDAMVTALTAEDPDGKPIPYCLFGGTDDKSFSRLGITGYGFSPLRLAPDLDFAGMFHAVDERVNIAALQFGVRVLDRFLDLC from the coding sequence ATGACCACCACCGCCGAAGCTGAAGTCGTCGACCTCTGCGCCGAGCTCATCCGCATCGACACCTCCAACCCCATCAAGCCGGAGCGGCCGGCAGCCGAGTACGTCGCCGCCAAACTTGCCGAGGTCGGCCTGACCCCGACGATCCTCGAATCCGAGCCCGGACGGGCCAGTGTCGTCGCGCGCATGCCCGGCGCCGACCCCGGCCGGCCGGCGCTCCTCATCCACGGACACCTCGACGTCGTCCCCGCCGACCCGGCCGATTGGCAGGTGCACCCGTTCTCCGGGGAAATCAAGGACGGTTACCTGTGGGGTCGCGGCGCCATCGACATGAAGGACATGGACGCCATGGTCCTGGCCGTCGTCAGGGACCGCATGCGCACACGACGCCCGCCGGCACGGGACGTCGTCCTGGCCTTCGTCGCCGACGAAGAGGCCGGCGGCGGCAAGGGCGCCCGGTTTCTCGTGGACAATCACCGCGACCTCTTCGACGGGTGCACCGAATCCATCAGCGAAGTCGGCGGATTCTCCATTGACCTCAATGGAACCCGGCTCTACCCCGTCCAGACCGCCCAGCGCGGCATGACGTGGCTCAAATTGACAGCGACGGGCCGGGCAGGACACGGAAGTCTGGTCAACGACGCGAATCCGGTCACTGCCCTCGCCGAAACCGTCGCCAGAATCGGCACTTACGACTGGCCGGTCCGCGTCACCCCCTGCACCCGCGAATTCCTCACCGCACTCGGCGCCGCACTCGGCGAACCGATAGACCCCGACAATCTCTCTGCCCTCGCCCCCCGTCTCGGTTCGGTCACCGCCCTCGTCGCATCGACCCTCCGGAACACCGCCAACCCCACCATGCTCGAAGCCGGTTACAAGGTGAACGTCGTACCGCAAACGGCCAACGCCTACATCGACGGCCGCTACCTTCCCGGATATCGCGAGGAATTCCTCACCACCATTGAGAAACTGCTCCATCCGCGGGTCCGATACGAAATCGTCCACGACGACGTTGCGCTGGAAAATCCCTGGTCCGGTCCGCTCGTCGACGCCATGGTCACCGCACTCACCGCCGAAGACCCGGACGGAAAACCGATTCCGTACTGCCTATTCGGCGGCACCGACGACAAGTCCTTCTCCCGGCTTGGCATTACCGGATACGGGTTCTCGCCACTTCGGCTTGCACCCGACCTCGATTTCGCCGGCATGTTCCACGCCGTTGACGAACGGGTCAACATTGCGGCGCTGCAATTCGGCGTCCGCGTCCTCGACCGGTTCCTCGACCTGTGCTGA
- a CDS encoding ATP-binding domain-containing protein, whose product MPAGGPAMDAVGGGGLPGPGSPRVGGVSRDEENAAAAVLLGLLETAARDGHTVVPLTVVRAALAGRGVECDDALEGARADVAVFAGTRLGLRRLLDAEDRIARAVATRMAGGRIALVAGPAGERRDDLVTQVGGDGAAVADDAQSLDVEAFAAFFESCGTDEMVVLAGDPDELGSPGPGDVFASLLAVDGIPRYDVPDDGAGALAQLLAGIRRGELPRIEDPDRQVVVVPVANAAEAVHRVSQLLATSIPRAFGIPPAEIQVLCPLRRGPGGVLALRDAVATVGAPAPRTIHEAVGYRWPAVVVVFSPECAGVLTRQLVYTALSRAERHVSIVHGVGTALAGAVRSIATRPRRTTLRERLTQLTADQRLTQLTADG is encoded by the coding sequence GTTGCCGGGGCCGGGCTCTCCTCGGGTCGGTGGAGTGAGCCGCGACGAGGAGAATGCGGCAGCGGCCGTCCTGCTGGGTTTGCTCGAAACCGCCGCCCGGGACGGTCACACGGTCGTTCCGCTCACTGTGGTTCGGGCTGCCCTCGCCGGCCGGGGCGTCGAGTGTGACGACGCGCTTGAGGGTGCCAGGGCGGATGTCGCGGTTTTCGCCGGGACGCGGCTTGGGTTGCGTCGCTTGCTGGACGCCGAGGATCGCATTGCTCGGGCGGTGGCTACCCGGATGGCGGGCGGCCGGATCGCTCTCGTCGCCGGACCTGCCGGTGAGCGGCGTGACGATCTGGTGACGCAGGTCGGCGGGGATGGCGCCGCGGTGGCGGACGACGCGCAGTCCCTGGATGTTGAAGCCTTTGCCGCATTCTTCGAGAGCTGCGGGACGGACGAGATGGTCGTCCTCGCCGGTGATCCGGACGAGTTGGGCTCCCCCGGGCCTGGCGACGTGTTCGCGAGTTTGCTTGCTGTTGACGGGATTCCGCGATATGACGTGCCGGACGACGGTGCCGGAGCACTGGCGCAGTTGCTGGCCGGAATTCGCCGCGGCGAGCTGCCGCGGATCGAGGATCCGGACCGTCAGGTTGTCGTGGTCCCGGTGGCGAATGCCGCCGAGGCGGTACATCGGGTCTCGCAGCTGTTGGCGACGTCGATTCCCCGGGCGTTCGGCATTCCACCCGCGGAGATTCAGGTGCTCTGCCCGTTGCGCCGAGGGCCGGGCGGGGTGCTCGCGTTGCGGGATGCCGTCGCCACCGTCGGCGCGCCGGCGCCACGGACCATCCACGAGGCCGTGGGTTATCGCTGGCCGGCGGTGGTCGTGGTGTTCTCGCCGGAGTGTGCAGGGGTGTTGACCCGGCAACTGGTGTACACGGCGCTCAGCCGCGCCGAGCGGCACGTGTCGATCGTGCACGGAGTCGGAACGGCTCTTGCCGGGGCCGTTCGCAGTATTGCGACCCGGCCGCGCCGGACGACGCTTCGGGAGCGGTTGACGCAGCTGACAGCCGACCAACGGTTGACGCAGCTGACAGCCGACGGATAG